In Elusimicrobium sp., the genomic stretch GGCTTCTTCTTCTTCGCGCACGCGCGCACTGCCGAAACACACAATCGTTTCGTTGACATTAAAGTGTCTCAAATAGATTTCCGGTTTCATTACCTCAAGTTCCATGCGAATCGGGCGCATGATATCTTTTTTGAGGAGGGGGATATCTTCGTACGCTTTAATATAAGAGGGATCTACGTCAATGTCTTTATAATCTTTTGTCATAAGAACCTCGCTTATTTTTTCCAACGTAAAATTTCGGCGGCAATTTCGTCCGCGCTTAGATGCAGTTTATCATATAATTGGGCCGATTTAGCGTGTTCCACAAATTCATCTCCCACGCCCAGGCGCAACATTTTGAAGTCGGCCTGTTTGTCGGTTAGGTATTCGGCCACGGCAGACCCGAAACCGCCGGCGAGCATATTGTCTTCCACGGTTACGATTTTTTTGGAAGATTTTAATGCTTCGTCAATAATTTGGGTATCCAACGGGTGAGCAAAACGCATATTTACTACGCCCGCTTTGATTCCTTTTTCCTGCAATTTTTCGGCGGCTTGCAAAGAGGGGTGAACTCGATTGCCGATAGCCAAAATGGTTACGTCCTTGCCTTTTTTAAGCCACTCCCCTTTTCCGATAGGTAAGGCTTTGAGTTTTTCGTCTCTTCCTACACCAAAACCGGCTCCGCGCGGATAGCGAAGCACGAACGGAGCCTTGGCATCAAAAGCCGTTTTTAGCATGTGTTGCAGTTCGTTTTCATCCGCCGGGGCGGCGATAATCAAATTGGGGATACTGCGAAGGAAACTTAAATCAAACACCCCGTGGTGGGTGGGGCCGTCTTCCCCTACAACTCCCGCGCGATCCAAGGCAAACACGACAGGTAAGTTTTGCAAAGCGATATCATGCAAAATTTGGTCGTAACAGCGTTGGGCAAAGGTGGAGTAGAGGGCCACTAACGGTTTGATGCCGTTGGCGGCTAAACCGGCCGCAAAGGTGGCGGCGTGTTCTTCGGCGATACCCACATCAAAGTAACGGGTGGGGAACTTGTCGCGGAAGGTATCCAACCCGGTGCCTTCCGGCATGGCCGCCGTGATAGCGTTGATTTTTTCGTCTTCTTCGGCCAATTTCACAAGCGCATCGGAAAACGCTTTGGTAAATGTAACCGTGTTGGACGAACCCAACGAATCTCCGGTATCTACATCAAAAATGCCGATTCCGTGGAATTTGGTGGGCTTTTCTTCGGCGGGTTTATAGCCTTTTCCTTTTTTGGTTACCACATGGAGCATGACGGGGCCTTTAATGTCTTTTACATTTTCCAAGGCTTCAATCATGTCGTTAATGTCGTTGCCGTTTACGGGGCCGAAATAGCGGAAACCCATTTCTTCAAACAAAGTACCCGGGAAAAGAATAGAACGCGCGCGCTTGGCTAATTTGGCGGCGTTGTTGCCTACTTCGTCAAAGCGTTTCAAAAAGTTTTCGGCTTTTTCTTCGGCCAGTTGAACATATTTGGTGGTAAGGAGTTTGGTTAACGCTTTCCCAAGCGCGCCTACACGCTTGGAAATAAACATTTGGTTGTCATTTAAGATAACGAGTAAATCGGAGCGTAAGAGTCCCGCATTTTGCATGGCTTCATAGGCCATGCCGCCCGTCATACAACCGTCTCCCACTACGGCGATTACCTTGGAGCCGTCTTTTTTCTGGTCGCGTGCCACGGCCATGCCGAGCGCGGCGGAAATGGCGGTGGAAGCGTGCCCGACGCCGAAAGTATCGTATTCGCTTTCATGGCGTTTGGGGAAACCGCTGATGCCGCCTTTCGTGCGAATTTTTACAAATTCTTTTTGGCGGCCGGTTAACAGTTTGTGGGCATAGGCCTGGTGGCCCGTATCATACACGATTTTATCTTCGGGCGTGTTGAACACATAGTGAAGAGCGGTAATAATTTCCACCGCACCCAAACTGGAACCCAAGTGACCGCCGTTTTTGCTGGCGGTATCAATAATGACTTGGCGCAATTCTTCGCACAAAGTGGGGAGGTGTTCTTTTTTGATAAGGCGCAAATCGCGCGGACTTTGGATACTGGGCAGTACTTTCATAAAACTCCCTTACTAGTAAGTTCTCGTTTTGAAAAACTCCGCCATTTCATATAACGGCCACAGGTTTTTCTTTTTTACATTTTTGAGCGCGTTGAGTGCTTTTTGGGCATTTGCAATCAATAGTTGCGCGTGCTTGCGGCTGCCTTCCAAACCATACAGGCTCACAAAAGTGAGTTTGCCGTTTTGGGCATCGCTGTTGGATTTGCCTAACTGCTTGGCAGTGGCGGTAACATCTAAAATATCGTCCACAATTTGGAACACGAGCCCGATGCAGTTGGCATATTTTTTGATGTTGGTTAAATCGGTGCCTTTCGCTCCGGCCAAGAGGGCGCCCGTTTCCACGCTGCCGCGGATTAACGCACCTGTTTTATTGGCGTGAATATAGTTCAAAATATTTTCGGGGGTGGTTTCTTTTACCGATTGCGGGAGCATAAAATAGTGAAGAGATTTATCCGCAAGCGGTTTGGAAGTTTTGCGCAGTTTATCGGCGCGGAAGCTGTGGGCATCGTGAGTGCCCATACCTTCAGCATACACATCGGCTGTTTGACCGCCTACCATACCGGAAGCCCCGGCGCAGTTGGCAAAATTGATGAGGGCTTTGATGGTATTTTCGGCCCCGACGGCTTTTACATTTCCGTTTTGGGCAAAAACCTCAAACACATAGGTCAACATGGCATCTCCCGCCAACAGGGACAAGTCTTCCCCGAATACTTTGTGGTTGGTGGGTTTGCCTCGGCGCAGGTCATCGTTATCCATAGACGGCAAATCGTCGTGAATCAAAGAATAAGTATGGAGCATTTCCACCGCACACGCAGCCGGCATAACATCAGCCGGTTTTTTACCGAAGGCTTCTGCCGTTGCCATAAGCAGTACCGGGCGTACGCGTTTGCCGCCGGCTTGGAGAGAATAATCCATCGCGTCCGTCAAAATGCGGGGCGAATTTTTAATTTTTCCAATGTATTTGGAAAGGTTTTTTTCTACCAATTTGGCGCGTTCTTTTAAGTAGGTGTTAAAATCGTTCATAATTTATCCTTGTAAATACGGCATAGTGATACACCTTTCTATTATACCTTAATTACCGGGGAAAGGGGTATTGAGCCGAAAGTATCCTTTTTATATATAATGAGGTTATGGTAAAACTAAACCGGCCGCATATTGGCCTTTTCGGAAAAATGAACGTGGGGAAAAGTTCCCTGATTAACGCCCTGACGGGGCAAGCGGTATCCGTAGTGGCCGAACAACCGGGTACCACCACCGACCCCGTTAAAAAGATTATTGAAATTTTAGGGGTAGGCCCGGTGGTGATAGTGGATACGGCCGGGGTAGATGATGCTTCCGCCTTGGGTGCGCAACGGGTGGAACGCACGCGCGAAGCGTTAGACCAGGTAGATTTGGCCATTTTGGTATTTGCCGGACAGTTTGATTCTTACGACCAAAGTTTGATGGAAACTTGCATTGCGCGCAAGGTGCCGTTTTTCTTCGTACACAATAAGAGCGATTTACAAAAATTAAATGTGGAAATCGAAGGGGCCGATGTGGTGGAATTTTCCTGCAAGGAACCGCACCTGCCTATGCTGATTAACAAAATCAGGGAGCACCTGCCGAAAAGTTCTTATATGCAGGATACCATTTTGGACGATTATGTCCGCCCCGGGGAGGAAGTGGTGTTGGTTATCCCGGTAGATGCATCGGCTCCGGAAGGGCGGCTTATTTTGCCCCAAGTGCAAACGATTCGCAACTTGCTTGATATCGGGGCGGTGGCGGTGTGTTTGAAAGATACGGAACTGCGCGATTATATGAAAACCCACTCCCCCAAATTGGTGGTAACCGATTCCCAGGCGTTTGCGTATGCCAGTTCGGTAGTGCCTATTACCACGCCGCTAACGAGTTTCAGTATTCTTTTTTCACGGGCCAAGGGAGATTTTGATGCCTTTTTGGCGGGCACACGCACCATTGACCGTTTGCAAGATGGTGACAAAATTTTAATGTTGGAATCTTGCACCCATACCGTTAATAAGTGCGATGATATCGGCCGGGTGAAAATTCCTTCCTGGCTTAGTAAGCGGACGGGTAAAAAGTTGAAATTCAAATTTATTTCCAATTTGGATCCTCTCCCCGAAGATGCGGATACTTATGCCTTGGCTATCCAATGCGGCGGGTGCATGGTAACACGCAGCCAAATCATGCGCCGTTTGGAGATATTAAAAGAAAAAGGAGTTCCGCTCAGTAACTACGGGTTGGCAATTGCTTATTGCCACGGTATTTTTGAGCGCGTAACCGAAATTTTTAGGAAAAAAGGAATGTAAGCGTTGGTTAAAAATTTAAGTTTTACAGCAAAAGAAGGAGAATATATATGAAAATATCCGTTATGAAAATAGGGATAGTATTGTTAGCGTTTGTGTTATTGATCGGGGGAGGGGTGAGTGCTGCCCCTGTGGAGGATACTCAAGCAACCGATGCCAGCGAAGAAGAAAACTCGCAAAAATGGCGTGTCAGTTTTTATGGTATGGGCGATCCATGTGAAGCTACACTCCATTCTAATGCTCTCTTTTGTGCTGCTTATAAAGGAGATATTGCAAAAGTAAAGGAATTATTAGCATCCGGAACAGATGTAAATACCACTAATTCGCATGGTTACACGGCCTTAATATTTGCTGTTAAGGCTGAACAGACAAAAATGGTTAAACTGTTGATAAAGGCCGGTGCTGATGCAAATATCATAAACGACTCGGTAGAAGACACTACTGCTTTAACAATTGCAATAAAGAAAAATAACCTAAAAATTATGAAATTGTTGCTGGAAGCCGGCGCAAACGCAAATGTAGCGGATGAGGGAGGCCAAACTCCTTTAGAATTGGCAGTCGAAGCCAATAATCTGAAAATGGTAAAGATGTTAATAGAAGCAAATGTAAATTTAGAAAAAAATTTCGACTCTGTTTTAATCCGTGCAACCAAAAATGGTAACACGAAAATGGTTAAACTGTTGTTGAAGGATAAGGATGGTTTTTTATTGGATGAAGCGCTGGTAGAGCCGATATTGTATGCATTTGCACACAACCATCATAAAATCGCAAAAGCGTTGATAGAATCTTGTTGGGATGAGACATTGAAAGACAAATGTAGCGGCGAACAGGCCGGTACTGACCGAAACTGCTTGCAGGGACTAATACAAGGAGTAGTAGGAAGAATTATATTCGCCTCTGTAAAAAACGAGGGTACTGATCAAGAATGTATGGAGAAAGATTTATCCCGAAATCCAAGGCTTTTAATTCGTGCTAGCAACGCCGGGCATGCAGAAATGGTAAAACTATTACTGGAAACCGTTGCAGACGAAGCTTCTAAGTCAATATCCATAAATCCTTGGGGGGAAAAATCATGTAAGTCGGCATTTGCAGAGATGCTTGAAGCTGGAGAAATCGCATTGTGGAATGCTAGTTATGGTGGCTATACGGAAGTGGTAAAACTGTTGTTAGATTTTGGGGTTGACGCAAATGTTACAAACGAATACAATCAACCTCCTCTGCTTGGGGCAAGTGTACAAGGCCACACGGAAGTAGTGAAGTTGCTATTAGAACATGGGGCAGATGTGAATTGGGAGAATCACGGTTGGACTCCTATCGTGTTTGCTACTTTAAACGACCAAACGGAAGTTGTAAGGCTATTGATATCGGCCGGGGCCAAGTTGGATGTTTATGGAATGATTGGCCAATCCCTTGCGACTGTTGCCATGCTAGAGTCTTCCGATGAAACCGTAAAAATCCTGCTGGATGCGGGAATGAATGTAGATTTTGGAGGTCCGCTGGGCCTCACTGCTTTAGTTCACTTAAGTCTCCGGGAAGAAAAAGCAGAAAGAATTAAATGGTTGATAGCGTTAAATGCAGATGTGAATAAAAAGAGTGCCTGGGGAACGCCCTTGACGCTAGCCAGTGAACATGGTTGCGTAGAAAATGTAAAAGTCTTGTTAGAAGCCGGTGCCGATGTAAATTTAACGGGTAGAGAGGGAAAAACTGCCTTGATGCTGGCTCAAGGAGGCGAACAGAAGGCCAAAAAAAGCGGGGATCTGGCGAAAGAACTCGCCTACGAGGAAATTGTAAAGTTGCTTATTGAGGCCGGTGCCAAATAAACGATTATCAAATATAAGATGCGCTTCTTAGGAAGCGCATTTTTATGGAGAGGTACTCGGCAAAGGAGCGGGTTGCCCGCGGATATAAATTTGCTAATATATACATTATGAATAAGAAACAAGCCGTTTTGGTCGTTTGTACCAACCGAAAAGCCTATCACGATTATTTTATTGAAGATACCTACGAGGCCGGGTTAGAACTTTTAGGTGCGGAGGTGAAGTCTATCCGCCAAAAAGAACTCAGCCTGGAGGGGAGTTTCGTGCGGGTGGAAAACGGCCAGGCGGTTGTGCTGAATATGCATGTAAAGCCGTACAAATTTAACTCGTTAACCGAACCCGACCCGACCCGTACCCGTCGGTTACTCTTAAACAAAAAAGAATTGCGTAAATTGGAAGCCAAAGCAGAAATAAAAGGCTATTCGCTCGTTCCGGTGGAAGTGTATTTCAAAAACGGGTGGGCTAAAATAAAACTGGCCGTTGCCAAAGGCAAACACCTGTTTGATAAGCGCGATGCACTCAAAAAGCGCGATTTGAACCGCGAAATGGAAAAAAACTTCAAAAATAATATCCGTTTTTAGCAGGACCAAACAATTTAATTAGGGAGGATACATGAAAAAAATAATTGCAGACGAAACTGCCGTGGCACGGCAACTGGATAGACTAGCCTGTGAAATTTTGGAACGACACCCGGACTTAAATACCTTTTGTTTGGTGGGAATCAAAACCCGCGGCGCTTACATTGCCCAGCGCCTGCAAGCACGCATTGAAAAACTCTGCGGAACAAAACCTGCTTTGGGCGAATTGGATATTACTCTCTACCGCGATGATTTAACCCAAGTAGCCGACGATCCGCAAATGAAAAGTACCGACTTGGGAACGGATATCAACGGAAAAATTGTTATTTTGGCTGATGATGTGCTTTACAGCGGCCGCACGATTTTGTGTGCCTTGGCGGCCCTAAAACAATTCGGTAAGCCGGCAAAAGTGGAATTTTTAACCATGATTGACCGCGGGCACCATACTTTGCCCGTCTGTGCCGATTTTGTAGGTCGCACCGTTCATACGGAAGCGGACGATATTATCCATGTCCACTTAAAAGAACGCGACGGCGACGATATGATTGTGCACAATGTGGGCGGCCAAAACGAACGCTAGTTTTTTATTTCTCCGCCGTGTAACCCGGGTTAAACCGGGGCTGTTTTTCCTTGCCAAAGCACGGCGCAATATGGTAACATATCTGTAATTGGGCGGGTGGCGGAATTGGCAGACGCGTACGGCTCAGGACCGTATGGACGAAAGTCCTTAAGGGTTCAACTCCCTTTCCGCCCATTTTATTTTTTGGTTTTACAACATGAGAAAGAATGCCTTATATCGTCCGTCAGCATATCCTTTAGGTAAAAAAAAGCGTGTTGCGCGACGGAAAAAAGGGTCGTTCTTTTTTTTTATTAAGTGTCTTATCCTCCTTGTGGTTGTGGCGGCCTTGTTGTTTGGCGGGTGGAAAGCCCTTTCGGCCGGCTACCAACTAATCGTTCAATCTAAAATTTCCAATTGGCACGCAAAGACCGTGTCCGTTTCCGGCTTGACGGGGAAACTGGGGCGGGAAGTGTATGCCCTTGCCAAACCCTATGAGGGGAAACCCTTTTCTATCAAAGATGCCGTAGCCTTGCGCGAGCAGATTATCAAAACGTACCCTATGCTAAAGGAAGTGCGGGTAAAAAGGGGCCTTTTGGGTGGCAAGTTAAAAGTATCGGCCCAACGCCGTGTGCCGCTTGCCAAATTTTCCCTTCCCGATAGAAGCGTAAAATATATCGATGCCGACACCACTATTTACACCGATTCCAACCCGGACTTGTTACAAGAAGTTCCTCTGGTGGAGTTGGAAGGTGTCGTGCCGGAAAAAGTGGGACAGGAGTTTGTGGAACTTTTGGAAAGTACGCTGAAACTGGAAAAACAGTTAGATTTTGAATTTTTGCGTATGAATTTGAAGGAAAATACGGTGCGTATGCATATGCCGGACGGTTGCATTATTGATTTCGGCCCGGCGGTACTCCTCAAGAAAAAAGCCCTTCATGCGGCGGAAATACTGGATTATGCCAAGCCACGTTACAAGCACCCGTTCCTTATCAATTTTGAATTTTACGAAGACGGAAAAGTTTTTTTAACACAGAACGCCCATTAAATTTTATAATAGAATTTAAGGTATATTTTTTAGGTGGTTTTTTTATGGCTAAAACAAACATTATTGCAGGGTTGGATATCGGTAGCGGCAAGATGACTTGTGTTGCCGTGGCACACGATCCGGAAACACATACATTAAAAGTTTTGGCGGGGCGCAGTATCCCGTGTAAAGGGTTGAAAGGGGGGGTAGTGGCCGATATACGCGAAACCTCCACCGCAATAAACCATTTGTTGGGCGGAATCGAACGCGAGTGCAACCAATCTATCGGCAGTTTATATGTGGCAATTCGCGGGAAACATTTGTCTTCGTTCTGTAATCACGGCACCTACAACATCGCCCGTATGGATAAAGAAATTAACCAAGTGGATATGGACTCGGCAGTTGAAAATGCCAAATCTATGCCGATTAAAAGCGACAACGAAATTGTTAATGTTATCCCTCAAAGTTATACCGTCGATAAACAAAAAGGTATTAACAACCCGGAAGGTATGGAAGGTTCTTTGCTCGAAGTAGATGTGCATATCACTACGGGGTCTTCTTCCCATATTAGAAATTTGAAAAAATCTATCGAACGCTCCGGCTATAGAGAGGACGACTGCCTTTACGGGTTGGTATCCTTGGCCGACACGGTGCTTACCCAAGAAGAAAAAGAACGCGGAACTTTGATTTTGGATTTGGGCGGCGAAACGATGTCTGTGGGTATTTACATTGAAGGTAATTTGAAGTTTTCGCGCGAAATTCCCGTCGGGTGCGATTTAATCACGCAAGATTTGGCCAGTGTGCTCTATACTTCCCGCCAAAATGCCAAAGAAATCAAAGAAAAATACGGGGTGGCCTTCCCTACTTTCTTGGACGAAGAAGGCGAAATCCCGGTTCCTTCTTTGGATGGACGCACCTTCCAAAATATCAAAAAGAGTTATGTGCTTGATATTATCCAACCTTGCGTGGAAGAACTGATTGAAAAAGTGGCCGAGTGTGTGGAATCTTCCGGCTACAAAAACTATCCCATGGTAGGGGTGGTAACGGGCGGCGGGTCGTTGATGCCCGGCATTACGGACCATTGTGTCAAAATTTTAGGC encodes the following:
- a CDS encoding 1-deoxy-D-xylulose-5-phosphate synthase, with the translated sequence MKVLPSIQSPRDLRLIKKEHLPTLCEELRQVIIDTASKNGGHLGSSLGAVEIITALHYVFNTPEDKIVYDTGHQAYAHKLLTGRQKEFVKIRTKGGISGFPKRHESEYDTFGVGHASTAISAALGMAVARDQKKDGSKVIAVVGDGCMTGGMAYEAMQNAGLLRSDLLVILNDNQMFISKRVGALGKALTKLLTTKYVQLAEEKAENFLKRFDEVGNNAAKLAKRARSILFPGTLFEEMGFRYFGPVNGNDINDMIEALENVKDIKGPVMLHVVTKKGKGYKPAEEKPTKFHGIGIFDVDTGDSLGSSNTVTFTKAFSDALVKLAEEDEKINAITAAMPEGTGLDTFRDKFPTRYFDVGIAEEHAATFAAGLAANGIKPLVALYSTFAQRCYDQILHDIALQNLPVVFALDRAGVVGEDGPTHHGVFDLSFLRSIPNLIIAAPADENELQHMLKTAFDAKAPFVLRYPRGAGFGVGRDEKLKALPIGKGEWLKKGKDVTILAIGNRVHPSLQAAEKLQEKGIKAGVVNMRFAHPLDTQIIDEALKSSKKIVTVEDNMLAGGFGSAVAEYLTDKQADFKMLRLGVGDEFVEHAKSAQLYDKLHLSADEIAAEILRWKK
- a CDS encoding polyprenyl synthetase family protein, translating into MNDFNTYLKERAKLVEKNLSKYIGKIKNSPRILTDAMDYSLQAGGKRVRPVLLMATAEAFGKKPADVMPAACAVEMLHTYSLIHDDLPSMDNDDLRRGKPTNHKVFGEDLSLLAGDAMLTYVFEVFAQNGNVKAVGAENTIKALINFANCAGASGMVGGQTADVYAEGMGTHDAHSFRADKLRKTSKPLADKSLHYFMLPQSVKETTPENILNYIHANKTGALIRGSVETGALLAGAKGTDLTNIKKYANCIGLVFQIVDDILDVTATAKQLGKSNSDAQNGKLTFVSLYGLEGSRKHAQLLIANAQKALNALKNVKKKNLWPLYEMAEFFKTRTY
- the hydF gene encoding [FeFe] hydrogenase H-cluster maturation GTPase HydF, with protein sequence MVKLNRPHIGLFGKMNVGKSSLINALTGQAVSVVAEQPGTTTDPVKKIIEILGVGPVVIVDTAGVDDASALGAQRVERTREALDQVDLAILVFAGQFDSYDQSLMETCIARKVPFFFVHNKSDLQKLNVEIEGADVVEFSCKEPHLPMLINKIREHLPKSSYMQDTILDDYVRPGEEVVLVIPVDASAPEGRLILPQVQTIRNLLDIGAVAVCLKDTELRDYMKTHSPKLVVTDSQAFAYASSVVPITTPLTSFSILFSRAKGDFDAFLAGTRTIDRLQDGDKILMLESCTHTVNKCDDIGRVKIPSWLSKRTGKKLKFKFISNLDPLPEDADTYALAIQCGGCMVTRSQIMRRLEILKEKGVPLSNYGLAIAYCHGIFERVTEIFRKKGM
- the smpB gene encoding SsrA-binding protein SmpB, whose protein sequence is MNKKQAVLVVCTNRKAYHDYFIEDTYEAGLELLGAEVKSIRQKELSLEGSFVRVENGQAVVLNMHVKPYKFNSLTEPDPTRTRRLLLNKKELRKLEAKAEIKGYSLVPVEVYFKNGWAKIKLAVAKGKHLFDKRDALKKRDLNREMEKNFKNNIRF
- the pyrR gene encoding bifunctional pyr operon transcriptional regulator/uracil phosphoribosyltransferase PyrR, translating into MKKIIADETAVARQLDRLACEILERHPDLNTFCLVGIKTRGAYIAQRLQARIEKLCGTKPALGELDITLYRDDLTQVADDPQMKSTDLGTDINGKIVILADDVLYSGRTILCALAALKQFGKPAKVEFLTMIDRGHHTLPVCADFVGRTVHTEADDIIHVHLKERDGDDMIVHNVGGQNER
- the ftsA gene encoding cell division protein FtsA; this translates as MAKTNIIAGLDIGSGKMTCVAVAHDPETHTLKVLAGRSIPCKGLKGGVVADIRETSTAINHLLGGIERECNQSIGSLYVAIRGKHLSSFCNHGTYNIARMDKEINQVDMDSAVENAKSMPIKSDNEIVNVIPQSYTVDKQKGINNPEGMEGSLLEVDVHITTGSSSHIRNLKKSIERSGYREDDCLYGLVSLADTVLTQEEKERGTLILDLGGETMSVGIYIEGNLKFSREIPVGCDLITQDLASVLYTSRQNAKEIKEKYGVAFPTFLDEEGEIPVPSLDGRTFQNIKKSYVLDIIQPCVEELIEKVAECVESSGYKNYPMVGVVTGGGSLMPGITDHCVKILGLKQVRCATVQRDLVTSDDEFFDPQYSTAMGLAIYAAERGDYNDYAGNSYDKGGSFFSKLGKLFKNVDIFGG